One Coffea arabica cultivar ET-39 chromosome 5e, Coffea Arabica ET-39 HiFi, whole genome shotgun sequence DNA segment encodes these proteins:
- the LOC113687881 gene encoding cytochrome P450 72A225-like yields the protein MEFFYSSIGASSVIVLLIGAWRFLNWAWITPKKMEKRLRRQGLQGNSYGFLFGDTRDMGRMLEEAKSKPISLTDDILPRIMPFINETMQHKGKNSFFWLGPRPAMVILDSEQVKEVFTKNFTYQKPRANPISKLRALGLASLDTEKWAKHRRLLNPAFHVEKLKYMVPAFYLSCNEMLSKWENLAPAEGSFELDVWPYLQTFTSDVISRTAFGSNYEKGRRIFELQREQALYFEQVMQSIYLPGWSFVPTKRIKRMQKEVNSLVMQKVGRVARKIQTGEATSDDLLGILLESNLNEIRQHGNKNGMSLEEVIEECKLFYLAGQETTSGLLAWTLILLSQHFDWQARARDEVLQVFDNNEPDISKLNHLKIVTMILNEVLRLYPPAANLFRMIPEETKLGELSLPEGMFIFVAPILLQQDKDLWGDDAKEFNPERFSEGVSKATKGNLSFFPFGWGPRTCIGQNFAMLEAKMALALILRRFSWELSPSYAHAPQVVLTLQPQYGAQLILKKP from the exons ATGGAATTTTTCTATAGCTCGATTGGAGCTTCATCAGTCATAGTTCTTCTCATCGGGGCATGGAGATTCTTGAATTGGGCTTGGATCACACCAAAGAAGATGGAGAAACGCCTCAGGCGGCAAGGTCTACAGGGAAACTCTTACGGGTTCTTGTTTGGAGACACCAGAGACATGGGAAGGATGCTTGAGGAGGCTAAGTCCAAACCAATTTCTTTAACAGATGATATCTTGCCTAGAATCATGCCCTTCATCAATGAAACAATGCAACATAAAG GTAAAAATAGCTTTTTTTGGCTTGGACCAAGGCCGGCAATGGTTATCTTGGATTCTGAACAAGTGAAGGAGGTCTTCACAAAAAATTTTACTTATCAGAAGCCTCGGGCAAATCCAATCAGTAAACTTCGAGCACTAGGACTTGCTAGCCTGGATACAGAAAAATGGGCCAAACACAGAAGATTATTGAATCCTGCTTTTCATgtagagaaattgaag TACATGGTGCCAGCATTTTATCTGAGTTGTAATGAGATGTTAAGCAAATGGGAGAACCTTGCCCCAGCAGAAGGATCTTTTGAATTAGATGTGTGGCCTTATCTTCAAACATTTACTAGTGATGTAATTTCAAGAACAGCTTTTGGTAGCAACTATGAAAAAGGGCGAAGGATTTTTGAACTCCAAAGAGAACAGGCTTtgtattttgagcaagttatgcAATCCATATACCTTCCAGGGTGGAG TTTTGTGCCAACAAAAAGGATCAAAAGAATGCAGAAGGAAGTAAACTCATTAGTTATGCAGAAGGTCGGCAGGGTCGCGCGAA AAATTCAAACAGGTGAAGCTACAAGTGATGACTTGTTGGGTATTTTATTGGAATCCAATTTGAATGAGATCCGACAACATGGAAATAAGAACGGCATGAGCCTTGAAGAAGTCATCGAGGAGTGCAAGCTATTCTATTTGGCTGGACAAGAGACAACCTCAGGATTGCTCGCCTGGACATTAATTTTATTGAGTCAACATTTTGATTGGCAGGCTCGTGCCAGGGATGAGGTTCTACAGGTTTTTGACAACAATGAACCTGATATTAGTAAAttaaatcacctcaaaatt GTTACCATGATCCTTAACGAGGTTCTAAGGCTATATCCACCGGCAGCAAATCTTTTTCGAATGATTCCCGAAGAAACTAAATTAGGCGAACTATCACTGCCCGAAGGAATGTTCATCTTTGTGGCCCCAATCTTGCTGCAGCAGGACAAAGACTTGTGGGGTGATGATGCGAAGGAATTTAATCCAGAAAGATTCAGTGAGGGAGTTTCAAAGGCTACAAAAGGCAATCTCTCGTTCTTTCCATTTGGTTGGGGACCTCGAACTTGCATTGGGCAAAATTTTGCTATGCTGGAAGCAAAGATGGCGCTGGCTTTGATCTTACGGCGCTTTTCTTGGGAGCTTTCGCCGAGTTATGCACATGCTCCTCAAGTTGTGCTCACTCTTCAACCCCAGTATGGGGCTCAGTTGATCTTGAAGAAACCGTAA